ATAGTTTACAGTTTTTATGTAAAATGTAACAAACAAGACTATGTGAAGAACTGTTTTCtaaaagaatgtgttttctaaaataaatataaactcatATAAATTTAAAGCCTGTCAATCacaaaatttctcattttgagtAGCTCAGTTAATTAAATTCTATTGCATATTAAAATCTATAAGGTTTGAGAGACATGCTTTGTGAACGGTTCCTGTAATAAGTCCTTCCTCTTctcagaagaaaaagcaaaaaattctATAGGGTATAATTTTTTATGGcattaaaaatcagatttatttattgttttatataatatttctgtTTATATAGGTCATAAATTTATATAAACTGGCTTATATTCCAAAACTTTGATCTTTTTGTTTGAAAGATAAACCAGACTCATTATAGAAAAAGTATGTTAAGAATATATCAGTAGaaaaggcttccctgctggctcagatggtgaaaaatctgcctgcagtgtgggagacccaggttcaatccctgaattgggacaattcccctggagaagggaatggctacccactccaatattcttgcctgaagaaattacatagaagaccctggtgggctacagtccatgaagtcacagggTCAgccatgactaagtgactaacacatacacatacgaATATATCAGTAGAAAGAATACGGGATTTGAagacagatctgggtttgaatcccagctcctgCACTTACTAGCTGTATGACAGTGGGTATGTGATTGTACCTCTCAGCCTCCATTGCGTCATCTGTAGAATTGGAAATGTGCTACTTACCTCACATGTCAGACACCTCCACGTAGTTGCCAGCAGATAAAAggactcttttccttttctgtaacaATTAAgttcaaggcttccctggtggctcattggtgaagaacccacctgccaacacagggttTTGATGCCTGGTCTGGGGACATCCCACATGCCTAGGACCAACCAAGCCCATACACCccagctgttgagcctgtgctctctagagcccaggaactgcaactgtGGAGCCCAGGGTCTGCAACTGCTGGAGCGAGGGGGCCCTGGAGTCCAtgctgtgcaacaagagaagccagtccagtgagaagcctgcacactgcaacaagAGTAGCCCTGCTCACCACAAGTGGAGGAGAGCCCGGGCAGAAGCCAGCACAGCCAGGAAATAAATACATGAGATTTTTTAAGTACAtgggatctttaaaaaaaaaacacagaaagttCACAGGGTAACTTATAGAATGCTAATTAAAATATACTACATGAAGTTTATATTGAGGCTTCTTTGTTTATAATATGTtaatcagaaaaaatattcaaGTACATGTAATGCTTGCTCATATCTGTCTGTCTGGAACAAGCAAGAATCAGGGTCAGGGAGTAAGGAAAAGTTTCCAGAATAGTTTAAAAATAGGTATCTTAAAGTCTGTGCACAAAAAGATCATGTATTAATTATACTCAAGCCTATTTTATCTTTCCACACAGTTCCAACAAACTTGGATACTTGGTTTCTCCACCACAGCAAAttagaagaggagagaggagttGCTACAGGTAGGCTTGCTAAAAACCTTGAATAACAGTACTCTGATGACAGgctgaaaaatataacaaaacttGAAGCGTAGCAGTGGCAAGGGGAGTGAGTTCATTTGGTTTACAGATACCTCACTTAAATCGAGTTGTGCTTGAGAGGCCTATGAAAGAATAGGTTACATTTAGTATTTTAACTGTTGGTTTTTTAAGGCCACATCTTTGCTACTCCTTCTTAAGGGTTGCTTTCTCCTTGTCAGCACATTGCAGAACATTGGCTTATCTCTGTTGAGTGTAGAGGGAAGTCAGTAAAGCCTCTGCAGTGTGTAAGGTGTCATTAACTTAAAGTGAATGTTAACCAGCTCAACTCCTAAGTGTGAAGAATTGCACATTTTTCTCCCCTAGACTCAGTTGTCCCAGTCTTGTGCCATCTTTTCTTCCAAAAGAAGAGACAGGAGATTGTTAGGGACCCTTGCTCTGGAGACACACACGCAGTGTCAGTCTCAGAAGTAACCCGCATACGTTTTACTCTCTGCGTCATTCTCAAGGTCATCTTCTAGTGCACCAGAGAAAATTGCTAAGCTTATGAAAGATAACTGCTGTTTTGTTGCTAAATCACATATTTAATAGCGTATTTACTAAATCAGACTCTCTGAAAAGAGGCTTAAAATCTAAACCCCTACTGCTGCTGTTGTATACCTGTTACCTGTAatttaaagattcttttaaaaaacttaacagaaataagcccacttttttttttaagccactatTTCTTTGATGAGGCagaatttgactttttttaactgtcagaaaaaaaaacagattttcagtTACTGATTACAAATGTTAAACTAATATTTGTTCTAGTTTGAAGGGTCTTTACATATTTACTCAAAAAGATTATAGGAAGtggtttttcttcatttaaacttGATCTTGGAAGGCATTTTGGGGAGAACCAGATCACAGAGACTTTAACCTATCAGCTCCTTTTAATGATGGATTAGGAAGTAACGAGATGGTTGTGAAGTGATAATTGGAACTTCACAAGAGAACTTTTAAATATAGTGTCTCCATATAAAGAAGGCCTTGTAAACTGACATCCTCTTAGTCCCTAACTGGCCTGAAAAGTTGTTTTTAACATATGAATGATGTTACCTTTACATACAATTTATATCAGTATCCTGATGCTTATTTAAGTAGTTTTGGGGTAGAAAAGATAAGCTTACTTGTCTCAGGTGCTTTAATATCTTGGAATTATTTTTCCAGAAGTATAAACCGCGGACGACATCACAGCGAAAGATCACAGAGAACTCAAGGCCCGTCACTACCAGCAACCCCAGTTTTTGTACCTGTCCCACCCCCTCCCTTgtatcctcctcctccccacacacTTCCTCTCGCTCCAGGTGTTCCTCCTCCGCAGTTTtctcctcagtttcctcctggcCAGCCGCCACCTGCTGGGTATAGTGTTCCCCCTCCAGGATTTCCTCCAGCTCCAGCCAATTTATCAGCACCTTGGGTGTCATCTGGAGTACAGACTGCTCATTCTAATACCATCCCAACAACACAAGCACCACCTTTGTCCAGGGAAGAATTCTATAGAGAGCAACGACGACTAAAAGAAGAGTAAGTGTTCTAATTTGAAATTACTctacactttcattttctgatgTAACATTAAATAGGTATCTTTGGAAGCATTTTCCAGTGTTTCCAGTTAGTGTAAGAAAAATCACCTAAAAATTAAACCAAGTCATACAAGCAACTTCCTCAGGGATTCCTagttatttatagttttaaagtGGAAAACTAATggcaatttcattcatttcattcataaTCTAATTACATTTGTCTTGTTAGTTTTCTTAAATGGTTTTTGTTAACTTTCActctttaactttattttactagggaaaagaaaaagtccaAGCTAGATGAGTTTACAAATGATTTTGCTAAGGAATTGATGGAATACAAAAAGATTCAAAAGGAGCGTAGGCGCTCATTTTCCAGGTTAGTGTTTTGCAAGCCTTCACAACAGAATTGCAAATGGGACTTTGAATATCCAGGGATTAGCTATGGATATAAATAACATGACAGTTATGGAATTTTTCTGATTCGGTCTAGGTTTATAGAAATGGAAATGTAGCTTATTTCCCAGTATCTGTTTATTGAAATAGTATCTCACTGTAAATTCTATTGTGTAGAACTAGCAGTTATGGGGATTAAATTACCCTTGTCCCTTGAAGTTATTTATAGTATGAAAAAATTGGGAAATGtttatagaaggaaagaaataggggAGTAGCCAAAGAATACATTTCTGAGGACCCTCTTACTTAAGGCTACAGCTTTCTGCTGGAACATTAACCTGTGTAATTATGAAATAACACTAGACTACAAATTGCTTTATTGATAGAAAAACTGAATTATAAAAATTCCCTAGAAGCTTGTTTAGAAGACTTCTTTTTTAAGCTTATGCTCGAAATATGGTTCCTTTTAAAGCTAGACTGTTGGccaataaaggacaaaaagaaaaaaattcactgcTACTTAAAATAATCAGATaggaagtaaaatttaaatttaattggcATTTTCTTTAGTGTTGATTAGCTCATATAATTCACGGTACATTAATGCACTTCACTCTAATTATTAAGACTTCACTTTTGTTTTGCAACAAGTGATTGCTCTGATCTTTGTGTACTTTATTCCATTCCAATAGAGGTCACTGTGCCTCTTTAATCATCTAAGATGAAACTTGATATAAAGAAATATGGAACCATGAGGAGAACATACTTGAATGCAAGCATCTGTATTTTACTTAGCATATATTTCTCAACTATcaattattgttttgttttttgtttttgttttaggtcCAAGTCTCCCTATAGTGGTTCATCCTATTCAAGAAGTTCGTATACTTATTCTAAATCAAGATCTGGTTCAACGCGATCACGTTCTTATTCGCGATCATTTAGCCGCTCACATTCTCGTTCTTATTCACGATCGCCTCCATACcccagaagaggcagaggaaagagTCGAAATTACCGTTCACGGTCTAGATCACACGGGTATCATCGATCTAGGTCAAGGTCACCTCCCTATAGACGGTATCATTCACGATCAAGATCTCCTCAAGCATTTAGGGGACAGTCTCCTAATAAACGTAATGTACCTCAAGGAGAAACAGAGCGTGAATATTTTAACAGGTTCAGAGAAGTCCCACCACCTTACGACATGAAAGCTTACTACGGGAGGAGTGTGGACTTCAGAGACCCGTTTGAGAAAGAGCGTTATCGGGAGTGGGAGAGAAAGTACCGAGAGTGGTATGAGAAATACTACAAAGGCTATGCTACTGGAGCACAGCCTAGACCATCAGCAAATAGAGAGAACTTTTCTCCAGAGAGGTTTTTACCGCTTAACCTTAGGAATTCTCCCTTCACAAGAGGCCGCAGAGAGGATTACTCTGGTGGACAGAGTCATAGAAGTCGAAATGTAGGTGGCAACTATCCAGAAAAGCTTTCATCAAGAGACAGTCACAATCAGAAGGATAATACAAAGTCAAAAGACAAGGAAGGTGAAAatgctccaggagatggtaaaggaaataaacataagaaacatagaaaaagaagaaagggggaagaaaGCGAAGGCTTTCTAAACCCAGAGTTACTAGACACTTCTAGGAAATCGAGAGAGCCTACAAgtggtgaagaaaataaaacagactcaTTGTTTGTTCTCCCAAGTAGAGATGATGCTACACCTGTTAGAGACGAACCAATGGATGCTGAATCTATTACTTTTAAATCAGTgtctgaaaaagacaagagagaaaaggATAAACCTAAAGCAAAAGGTGACAAGACCAAACGGAAAAATGATGGGTCTACTGTATCCAAAAAAGAAACTGTTGTAAAACCTGCTAAAGGGCCCCAAGAAAAACTAGATGGAGAGCGTGAAAAATCTCCTCGATCTGAACCTCCACTTAAAAAAGCCAAAGAGGAGACCCCGAAGACTGACAATGTGAAATCATCATCTTCCTctcaaaaagatgaaaagacagtcGGTACCCCCAGAAAAGCTCACTCAAAGTCAGTAAAGGAACACCAGGAGACAAAACcagtcaaagaagaaaaagtgaagaaggactactCCAAAGACATCAAGTCAGAGAAGATAACTAGTAAAGAAGAAAAGACCAGGAAGCCTAATGAGAAAAGTAAGCCACTTgatagcaaaggagaaaaaaggaagagaaaaactgaagaaaaaagtgTAGATAAAGATTTTGAGTCAACTTCAATGAAAGTCTCTAAATTAGAAGTGACTGAAATAGTGAAACCATCACCCAAGCGCAAAATGGAGCTTGATATTGAAAAGATGGACAGGACAcctgaaaaagacaaaacttcATCATCAGCTGCTCCagccaaaaaaatcaaacttAACAGAGAAACTGGTAAAAAAATTGGAAGTACAGAAAATGTATCTAACACAAAAGAACCCTCTGAAAAATTGGAATCAACATCCGGCaaagtgaaacaagaaaaaatcaaaggaaaggtCAGGCGAAAAGTGACTGGAACTGAAGGATCCAGCTCAACACTTGTGGATTATACCAGGTATCTGATAAttggggggcagggatgggggggTTGCATTGTGGATTATACCAGGTATCTGATAATGGCGGGAGTGAGAAAAGGGAGAATATGTTCCTTAAGAATGTATTGATGTTGGGGGTTAGCTGGTTACTCTTGTCTATGAAGATAACAATTGTTAAAAGATAACAGATGTTAAGTAGATTTTGGCAGTGAGCCACACTTATTTTTATGTAATCATACACACGTATCTTAGAGCAGAGTAAGTGGGCTTTTGAAACTTGAAAGGGCATTTATCATATTTAAGTTAAGTCTTTTTATACTCATCAGTGTTCAACAGTTATGAGTTCTTcattgaataaaaaatattttaattctttttagtaCCAGTTCAACTGGAGGCAGTCCTGTGCGGAAATCTGAAGAAAAAACAGATACAAAGCGAACTGTCATTAAAACAATGGAAGAATATAATAATGATAACACAGCTCCTGCTGAAGATGTTATTATTATGATCCAGGTTCCCCAATCCAAATGGGATAAAGATGACTTTGAATCTGAAGAAGAAGATGTTAAATCCACCTCACAGCCTGTATCGAGTGTGGGAAAACCTGCCAGTGTTATAAAAAATGTTAGCACTAAACCACCAAACGCAGTCAAGTATGCTGAAAAAGAAAGTGAGTCATCAGAGAAAATTCAGAAACTCACCAAGGAGGTGAGCCATGAAATTGCACAGCATGAGGTCAAAAGTTCAAAAAACTCTGCATCTAGTGAAAAAGGGAAAACCAAAGATCGAGAGCACTCAGTATTGGAAAAGGAAAACccagaaaagaggaagaacaaCAGCACTCAGCCAGAGAAAGATGGTAACCTGGACCGTCTGAATGAgcaaggaaattttaaaagtctgtctCAGTCTTCCAAAGAGACTAGAACTTCTGGAAAAGAAGATAAGCATGATTCCATTCGAGGTTCCTCAAATAAAGACTTCACTCCCAACAGAGACAAAAAAACAGATTATGACAACAGAGAGTATTCAAGTTCCAAACGTAgagatgaaaggaatgaattaacAAGAAGAAAAGACTCTCCTTCTCGGAGTAAAGACTCTGCATCTGGACAAAAAGCTAAGCcaagggaggagagagatttGCCTAAAAAAGGAACAGGAGAGTCCAAAAAAAGTAATTCCAGTCCCACGAGAGACAAAAAACCTCATGACCATAAAGCCACTTATGATACTAAACGCTTAAGTGAAGAGACAAAATCTGTAGATAAAAATCCTTGTAAAGATCGTGAGAAACATATGTTAGAGGCAAAGAACAATAAAGAGTCAAGTGGCAATAAATCACTTTATATACTTAACCCACCTGACCCACAGATTGAGAAAGAGCAAGTTACTGGGCAAATTGATAAGAACACCATCAAACCTAAGCCCCAGTTAAGTCACTCCTCTCGACTGTCCTCTGACTTAACTAGAGAAACTGATGAAGCTGCTTTTGAACCAGACTATaatgaaagtgacagtgaaagcaATGTGTCtataaaagaggaagaaactgcAGGAAAGGTTTCTAAGGAACTGAAAGATAAAGTagtggagaaagcaaaggagagcCTGGACACGGCAGCAGTCAGCCAGGCAGGCGTCCCCAGGAGCCAGAGTCAGAGCAGCCCGAGTGTCAGTCCGAGCAGAAGTCACAGCCCTTCTGGAAGCCAGACCCGGAGCCACAGCAGCAGTGCCAGTTCTGCAGAAAGTCAGGAcagcaagaagaagaagaaaaagaaggaaaagaaaaagcacaagaaACATAAAAAACATAAGAAGCATAAGAAGCATGCAGGCACTGAAGCAGAATTGGAAAAAAGCCAAAAACACAAacataagaaaaagaagtcaaagaagagcaaagataaagaaaaggagaaggagaaggatgaCCAAAAagtgaaatctgtcactgtgtagaagggcagatttttaaaaattgacttaatTCCTAAGTCATCTGTATTAAATTTTGTTATAATGTAAAGAGATTCAAGCCTTGTAAATAATGATACGGAAGACCCTGTGCTGCACTTAAAATATTGCTGCTTGATTATTTGATTTTTACATCAGAGCTTTATAACACGAACTTTTGTACAGAATTGTGAGTTGTGACCATGTAACATGAGAGGTTTTGCTAGGGCCTATTATTTTTAACCACCATTAATTAGTTGGGGTGGAGTTTACTGTACTGTGAAATTttcacatttgaatttttttaattgcctgGCAAAAGCTGATATCAGTTCTAAAATATCAGCAGAATGATTTGCTGAATTCATTACAACCCTGTTATGTCACTTTTTGATTACAATAAAAGTTTTCAGTAAACTTTTCAAATGTTGACTGCCTTATTTGAAGGAAAGTGTGTCATGACCTTTCACTTCCCCCTTCCATTTCCCTATTAAAAGTATCCTTTGAGTCTTTAGTATAAACTGAACTGTATGTATAAATTCTGAAGTAAACATGGAAAATGTACTTCATTTGTGGGCTGATAATAGGTGGCCAGAAATAAGGAATCATGgttaatttgatttctggttgaaTAAATCTAGAAGGGTCGTAAATAAAGTTCTAAATCACACTTACCATACGTGGCCTACCCAGTCTGTGTCCAGCAGCAAGCAGTAATAGGTCCAGAAGCACTAGGTAGAGACTACAGTGGGTTTCCTTAATGGCTCTGGTTCAGGAAGCTTATTGTAGTCAATAAAAAGCTATTGAAAGGATGTTGGGAGCTGGTAAGAATGGTACTTTAGAAACAGCTGTGTAAGTAGAGATTAAGAAGACAGTGGctaaaaggagggaaagagactAGTTCTAGTTTGAGGTAAAGATCCTGAAATGCTTTGGTCCAGGGCACCGGCCTGGTGGTGAGAGAAGAATGGGGTTACATTAGCAGCAACTCGGTTCACTTCCTTGATATTATTTCCCAAGTGTACCGCTTGGGTATTATTTCCTGTATGCCGTTGTTGGTACTGAAGCAATGTTGTTTTAGGTGGTACACAGACATACATGAGAATGTTTTCTAATGCAGCATTTAATATGTAAGGGAAAACAGTAAATGATTTAAAGAATGTAAAGGTAATAAAAATGCTATTCACATCAAGAAAGCCATTCAGGACTGAATTAAGTTTGGGAAATGTTGCCTTTAAATGAAACCAACTTGACTTTAAAGAGCTCTTCTTTTGCTGATTcgtaagtctttttttaaaatttgcagacATCTCCATCACGGGGGAGTTCTGCCCACTGCTAGCCTCACCCCTTTCCAATCTCACAACACGTTCCACTTGTGCTTTCAGATACTCCAGCAAGACCACACTCAATTCTTAATAATCTCGGCCCCACATCTAGGCTATATCTCCCACATTCACTGAGGATTTTGGCATCTAGAACTCACTTTTATCATATGTTCTATCATGTGAGGTTAGACGTTTCACTACCTGGGTGCATTGTTAAGAATTCACTTTGAGCTCAACTGGCCGTCACTTTAATTGCAGTCCACTCCTATGACAATTTACTTGAGTTAATCACCACCTGTCACCATTCCCACCTTAAAATTTCAACTCGAGTGTGTCATCTGCAACCTACTTTTTCCGCTCCTTTCCCTATTGGCCTTATTTAGACCTGAGGTTTCAACTCATCCCTTGGTCACTCTTACTGTCTTTCCTTCTACAGCTGCCTGTATCGCATCATTTCAGCCACATGCTAACACTCCCAAAACCTGCTCACCCTTACCCATCTTGCTTATCTAAACGGCTCAGTCCCCAACACTAGATACAGGTGCTGATCACTGCTGCTTAACAACTAAAAGGCTTGAGAGAGAATTGAAATaactgccaggcactgtgctaggtgcagTCCTTACTTGACCCTTGAGAATTCTAATGGCTCATGTTTAGTGCTTCTTTGAGCAGAAAACTCCAGTGCCTGTGAGGTTCAGCCCAACCTGGAATACTTAGCTAGTGCCTAACTAGTCCACCTAAATAACCCCTGCCATTTGGAGTTGGACATGTGAAATCCACCTATCTTTGCTGGTTTCCAAAAAGGTCATGTTCTATCTACTCAATTGACTGCTCTGGCTGGAATTTCCTTCATCCTCTACCTATCTCACAAGTTACTACCCATTGTTTGAGAGTTAGCTTGGTTGTTTTGAGTTCTCAGGGTTGCTTGTCTACCTCAAAATAACACCCTCAGGACACAATTGCATCACTGAATATGCTATAGTATTAATAACTCCAAAGTGCTTACTATGAACTGTCTGGTCTCCACTGCGTCATGGAAGCCAGCAACATGTCAGCTTTTTTAAAGACAGGAATATAACTTTTGAGCTCCTATAGATCTGGGAGACAGTGTCCTTCCAATGTGCTTCCAAGTGTCCTTCCAAAACCTTATAATTAAGGGTTGAAAAATAACTCCTTTGCTAGTCTCAGCATGCCAAATGAAGAAAGCTAATCCCCTCCAAGATGTTTAAGGCAGGGATTCAGAGAAGGTAGGCAACTAGTTTTAATGGTTTATTCTGATTTGTGCTAGTGTCCCCACCTATGTCTTGTCCactttttcctgtcttttaaTTCTTTCAGTGACCTCTGTTCTTATTGTACAAAACTATACAGAATAGAACCTCTGGTTTGGAACTTTCATCAAAGTCCTTTTACACCACTGCCATTAATCCAGCTTCAGTGGGTTTCTTAGCAACAATGAAAACCTCACTAGCACACATACAGTGTACTCTGCTTTGTCTTTTTATATACCATGtgcttaagtcgctcagtcatgtccggctctgcgaccccatggactgtaacccaccatgctcctctgtccttgggattttacagacaagaatactggagtgggttgccatttcctcctccagggcatcttcctgacccaggattcaaacctgcatctcctgtgtctcctgcattgcaggtggattgttcaCCTGCTGAATCATCGAGGAATCACATCCTTTTGActagcatttttcatttttttttttttaagttggaaaacagttttattaATCATTCACCAAAATTCATAGAAGAATCTTAAACATTTACAGGGACAAACTGTTCCACTGCTTCTGCTGTCACCGTGTCCTTCATGGTAGAGTATCACAAGTCAAGTTTCTGGTTGTTTCATTTACTTAAAACCAGATGTAAAGAAACAACCTAAGTCATAACAACTTCAGGCTTCAATGTGAAACCGTCAAATCGTCTTGAACAGGTTTTCTTTCTGAAAGCAGCATTCCTGTCCAAAAGATGCTTAAGGTGCACCAACCTTTCTTCTTACAACTAGCCAGTAACAGTTAAATGCCTCAGATGCCCTCAGAGGTCCCGATATTTAGTCAAGGCAAGTATGAAACAGGGCACATGCCGCCTTCTAGGTGTAATGAATTATCAGTTTTGAGAAAGACATTAAAATCATGGAATCCTTGGAGGACTGAGATACCGAAGCACCGGTGCGGGGAATCTCGTGCAACACGAAGTCCGGAAGCAGGACTTCTTCCTTCAGTACCGGGCCCTGCTGGACGTTGGTCTAGAAGAAGATGATTTTTTTGTGCTTTGAGTTGGGAATTTGCCCCTTCGACTTTAACCTCCGAACAGCCTCCCTCATGTGTTTGGGTTGTAGCGGTGGCATTTCTCCCCACTTCTCACACACATCCAGTGCTTCTTCTACCACCTCCCCGACGAAAACTTTGGAAATACCAGACATAGCAATAACAACATTCTGAGACACAGAGGTGCCTGTGATGGACTGGATCAGCCTTTTAATGGCTGCTTTAGGGAAAGCTGACCGGCGATACATTTCATAACGGTTCAGCTGCtcctcagaaaaagaagaaaccaggATTTGCATCTTTTGAATCTCATCTTCATCCACTTTctgcttcttctctttcttctctttggtatctattttgagttttttggCTGCAGGAGTAAGTAATGAGTCTTCCCTTTCAACTGCTGTTAAATCCGCGATATCCTGACTCTTGAGCTCGCCTTCTTCAGCGGCGGCCTCTTTCAATTCCCCGTCGCCGTCACCGTCCGTTTCCTCCGGGATTCCGTCCGTATCTGTAACCCTGGAGCCCCCAGGAGCCGCCGTCGGCTCATCTGATTCCCCGGTCTCTCCACCTTTTTCCGTGGGCGATTCGCAGGCATTATCCATCTCGGCTAGAACCCGGGAGAAGAGATCGTGCCGccgcatttttcatttttaagaagtgAGAATGATTTTGAAATAAGAGAACTGAATAAACCATATAAATCCTTGATACAGGATAATGTGGAGCTGCTATAAGTGAGTAACAGGCATACAACGTGAAAGACATGGGGTTAACAGGAACATTCAGAGATTTCatgtgtggacttccctggtccagtggttaagaatccacctgtcagtgcagggaaCCTgcgttggatccctggtcaaggaagatctcacatgctttgGAACAGTTAAGCCCTCTTGCCACACCCATTGAGCCcagatgctgcaactactgaaatccatgctccacagcaagagaattccacaaTGAGAAGCACAAGCCcggcaatgaagagtagcccctgcttgccacgtgcagcaacaaaggccaagtgcaaccaaaaataatgaTCTCATGTGAATTTTTTCAGTAACTT
The sequence above is drawn from the Cervus canadensis isolate Bull #8, Minnesota chromosome 32, ASM1932006v1, whole genome shotgun sequence genome and encodes:
- the RBBP6 gene encoding E3 ubiquitin-protein ligase RBBP6 isoform X2; this encodes MSCVHYKFSSKLNYDTVTFDGLHISLCDLKKQIMGREKLKAADCDLQITNAQTKEEYTDDNALIPKNSSVIVRRIPIGGVKSTSKTYVISRTEPVMGTSKAIDDSSASISLAQLTKTANLAEANASEEDKIKAMMSQSGHEYDPINYMKKPLGPPPPSYTCFRCGKPGHYIKNCPTNGDKNFESGPRIKKSTGIPRSFMMEVKDPNMKGAMLTNTGKYAIPTIDAEAYAIGKKEKPPFLPEEPSSSSEEDDPIPDELLCLICKDIMTDAVVIPCCGNSYCDECIRTALLESDEHTCPTCHQNDVSPDALIANKFLRQAVNNFKNETGYTKRLRKQLPPPPPPIPPPRPLIQRNLQPLMRSPISRQQDPLMIPVTSSSTHPAPSMSSLTSNQSSLAPPVPGNPSSASAPVPDITATVSISVHSEKSDGPFRDSDNKILPAAALASEHSKGASSIAITALMEEKGYQVPVLGTPSLLGQSLLHGQLIPTTGPVRINAARPGGGRPGWEHSNKLGYLVSPPQQIRRGERSCYRSINRGRHHSERSQRTQGPSLPATPVFVPVPPPPLYPPPPHTLPLAPGVPPPQFSPQFPPGQPPPAGYSVPPPGFPPAPANLSAPWVSSGVQTAHSNTIPTTQAPPLSREEFYREQRRLKEESKSPYSGSSYSRSSYTYSKSRSGSTRSRSYSRSFSRSHSRSYSRSPPYPRRGRGKSRNYRSRSRSHGYHRSRSRSPPYRRYHSRSRSPQAFRGQSPNKRNVPQGETEREYFNRFREVPPPYDMKAYYGRSVDFRDPFEKERYREWERKYREWYEKYYKGYATGAQPRPSANRENFSPERFLPLNLRNSPFTRGRREDYSGGQSHRSRNVGGNYPEKLSSRDSHNQKDNTKSKDKEGENAPGDGKGNKHKKHRKRRKGEESEGFLNPELLDTSRKSREPTSGEENKTDSLFVLPSRDDATPVRDEPMDAESITFKSVSEKDKREKDKPKAKGDKTKRKNDGSTVSKKETVVKPAKGPQEKLDGEREKSPRSEPPLKKAKEETPKTDNVKSSSSSQKDEKTVGTPRKAHSKSVKEHQETKPVKEEKVKKDYSKDIKSEKITSKEEKTRKPNEKSKPLDSKGEKRKRKTEEKSVDKDFESTSMKVSKLEVTEIVKPSPKRKMELDIEKMDRTPEKDKTSSSAAPAKKIKLNRETGKKIGSTENVSNTKEPSEKLESTSGKVKQEKIKGKVRRKVTGTEGSSSTLVDYTSTSSTGGSPVRKSEEKTDTKRTVIKTMEEYNNDNTAPAEDVIIMIQVPQSKWDKDDFESEEEDVKSTSQPVSSVGKPASVIKNVSTKPPNAVKYAEKESESSEKIQKLTKEVSHEIAQHEVKSSKNSASSEKGKTKDREHSVLEKENPEKRKNNSTQPEKDGNLDRLNEQGNFKSLSQSSKETRTSGKEDKHDSIRGSSNKDFTPNRDKKTDYDNREYSSSKRRDERNELTRRKDSPSRSKDSASGQKAKPREERDLPKKGTGESKKSNSSPTRDKKPHDHKATYDTKRLSEETKSVDKNPCKDREKHMLEAKNNKESSGNKSLYILNPPDPQIEKEQVTGQIDKNTIKPKPQLSHSSRLSSDLTRETDEAAFEPDYNESDSESNVSIKEEETAGKVSKELKDKVVEKAKESLDTAAVSQAGVPRSQSQSSPSVSPSRSHSPSGSQTRSHSSSASSAESQDSKKKKKKKEKKKHKKHKKHKKHKKHAGTEAELEKSQKHKHKKKKSKKSKDKEKEKEKDDQKVKSVTV